Proteins from a genomic interval of Rhizobium leguminosarum:
- the istA gene encoding IS21 family transposase has translation MPRRKQARRTTVKDIRSILRLTHEQGLSVRAVSERLKISKTSVATYLLRARETGLSVWPLPAGLDDDAALERHLFRRVGRPPQDLVEPDWRSVSAELKRKGVTLTLLWQEYRASHPDGYGYTWFCDRFAVFERRAHATFRNRHEAGAVMQTDYAGHTIPIIDPSTGVIHSAQIFVAMLPASSLTFACASFSQKLPDWIEGQERALSFFGGVTKAIVCDNLKAGVAKALWFEPTLNATFAAMAEHYDTTILPTRSRKPRDKAKVEGAVLIVERWILARLRNRRFFSLADLNAAISVLLDDLNNRPMRHIGKSRRDLFEEVERKALAPLPATPFDYAEWKSAKVHPDYHVEVDKTFYSVPHRLIGRQVDVRLTHRVVEVFLDHKRIASHIRRSQRSGHVTVNEHMPKSHQRYANTTPASLLNQAARIGVNTAILVERMMRDRPHPEQGYRSAFGILSLARRYETDRLEAACERALVINSITYSSVAAILKSGLDRTKPQTDPAKPTPPHTNIRGGSYYQ, from the coding sequence ATGCCAAGACGGAAGCAAGCGAGACGAACGACAGTGAAAGACATTCGATCGATACTGCGACTGACGCACGAGCAGGGCCTTTCGGTTCGCGCCGTTTCGGAACGCCTGAAGATCAGCAAAACCTCTGTGGCGACGTATCTGTTGCGAGCGAGGGAGACCGGACTTTCGGTCTGGCCGTTGCCTGCGGGCCTGGACGATGATGCCGCGCTGGAGCGACATCTTTTCCGGCGCGTTGGCCGGCCGCCACAGGACTTGGTCGAGCCGGATTGGCGGTCCGTTTCCGCCGAGCTGAAGCGCAAGGGTGTAACGCTGACGCTGCTCTGGCAGGAATACAGGGCGAGCCATCCCGACGGCTACGGCTACACATGGTTTTGCGACCGTTTTGCCGTCTTCGAACGCCGCGCTCACGCGACGTTCCGCAACCGTCATGAGGCGGGCGCGGTGATGCAGACGGATTATGCCGGCCACACCATCCCCATCATCGACCCTTCGACCGGCGTCATCCATTCGGCACAAATCTTTGTGGCGATGCTTCCCGCCTCGTCGTTGACATTCGCCTGTGCCAGCTTCAGCCAGAAACTGCCGGACTGGATCGAGGGCCAGGAACGCGCGCTGAGCTTCTTCGGCGGCGTCACGAAGGCGATCGTGTGCGACAACCTGAAGGCAGGCGTCGCCAAGGCGCTGTGGTTCGAGCCGACGCTCAACGCCACCTTCGCTGCTATGGCCGAACATTACGATACGACCATCCTGCCGACCAGAAGCCGCAAGCCGCGTGACAAAGCCAAGGTCGAAGGTGCAGTGCTGATCGTCGAGCGCTGGATATTGGCTCGCCTCAGAAACCGACGCTTCTTCAGTCTGGCTGATCTGAATGCCGCGATCTCGGTTCTGCTTGACGACTTGAACAACCGCCCGATGCGCCACATCGGAAAGTCGCGCCGAGACCTGTTCGAGGAGGTAGAGAGAAAGGCGCTTGCGCCGCTGCCAGCAACGCCGTTCGACTATGCGGAATGGAAATCGGCGAAGGTCCATCCCGATTACCATGTCGAGGTCGACAAGACCTTCTACTCTGTGCCGCACCGCTTGATCGGCCGACAGGTTGATGTGCGTCTGACCCACCGGGTGGTCGAGGTATTTCTCGATCACAAGCGGATTGCCAGCCATATCAGGCGTTCTCAGCGATCCGGGCATGTGACGGTCAACGAGCATATGCCCAAATCCCACCAGCGTTATGCCAACACGACGCCGGCATCGCTTTTGAACCAGGCGGCAAGGATCGGGGTGAACACCGCCATTCTGGTCGAGCGGATGATGCGCGATCGTCCTCATCCCGAACAAGGATATCGCTCGGCCTTCGGCATTCTGTCCCTTGCCCGCCGTTACGAGACGGATCGCCTGGAAGCGGCGTGCGAGCGGGCGCTGGTCATCAACTCCATCACCTATTCCTCTGTCGCCGCCATTCTCAAATCCGGTCTCGATCGAACCAAACCCCAGACAGACCCGGCAAAACCCACCCCGCCGCACACCAACATCCGCGGCGGCTCCTATTACCAGTGA
- a CDS encoding non-ribosomal peptide synthetase: MIYLSLPKSPYGYGLCGQDLRDPSTTRTMSAIFVGGGSLSIRCAQTAKEMGCSIPAVLPTDDVFRAWATNLGIRCFDNVEQIYEFLYDVNVDLIFSVVNPVILPAHLLERARVGAFNYHDSPLPRYAGTHATSWAILAQESQYAISWHHINSGIDTGNVVVQCPLSIASTDTALTLNLKCYEAAIEGFRALLAMIIAGADLQGRPQALANRTYFPRNQRPVAAGCLRWNQSAQELSAIVRGLDFGPFHPNPLCLPKVVVGEDAIPVRYLEVSTRSSDYQSGSLLEIYPDHWRVATETEDVDVWFGAPNGPILDAIALAGSRLNVGDRLAILSADHRLSITSICEALAPRERFWLRRLERFKPSQPPYVSSLQAEQPPKWHTSSWHNIDALAEFSPTDGVECLLSAWLVYIARAEGEAELQLGWRPALDKAQIEERSAQKLIASIVPMEISIDLDRGFSELRAMVAAECVLLRRNASFARDLIARSPALLGVKALQSGQPWPIGVMMTKSHGPSVDKLESSPESQMALPGSLLTLEINAVDGSFRWHVDENRWAPGKIGNITQHLENFLSVATLTPQQPVGRIDLLSAEERSYLLEELNRTEADYPLDLCVHELFEAQVRRAPDAVALVFEEQSISYGALNADANRLAHHLIGLGVRPDQPVAICVERSPAMVVGLLAILKAGGAYVPLDPAYPSERLRQLLDDAGPRLLLCDAAGRAALGAEAIANLSVVDLNAATPAWADQSADDPDPHALGLTARHLAYVIYTSGSTGTPKGVMVEHASVLNVLRALLDVSGLTERDSLLAITTISFDIAGLELCLPLAVGANVVVAHGTSAIGLQRYLSHQKITVMQATPAAWRMLFDAGWEGAPDLRALCGGEALPSELASNLGRRVKSLRNLYGPTETTIWATTFPTDTRIEAPHRYVPIGRPIANTRIYLLDGHGAPVPFGAVGELYIGGAGVARGYLNRPDLTAERFLADPFSGKADARMYRSGDLARYLPDGNLEFLGRNDDQVKIRGFRIEPGEIAARLLEHELVGDAAVVAHADAGGDKRLVAYVVVKTTDGSAEADGAGLAASLRAHLGGLLPDYMVPSAFVRLEALPLTVNGKLDRKALPVPDDDAYARRAYEAPQGEIETLLAGIWAELLGVERVGRHDNFFELGGHSLLAVQMMERLRRLSLGVEVRTVFAKPMLADLAANLGSHREVAVPANPITEQSTAITPQMLPLIDLTQPEIDRIVSTVPGGVGNIQDIYGLSPLQDGILFHHLLATQGDPYLLVSQMAFAERGVLDRYLAAVQQVVDRHDILRTAFVWEGLSSPAQVVWRKASLDVLEVELEGCDGSGADELRRRFDPRQYRLDLGRAPLMRFVIAREPGSGRWLLLVLQHHLIGDHTTAEVMYAEVRAVLQGRAHELATPQPFRNLVAQARLGMDAKAHEAFFREMLADIDEPTLPFGLSEVYGDGRGSREARRMLPEALNDRLRHQARRLGVSLASLCHLAWAQVMALSSGREQVVFGTVLFGRMHAGAGADRTMGLFMNTLPLRLDLDETGVEESVRIAHARLAELLSHEHASLALAQRCSDIAAPAPLFSALLNYRHNTPAMAGEGTSDVLSGMEWLGDEERTNYPLTLSVDDFGQELGLTADAVEPISADRICGYMQRALEQLVDALEQAPDRPVRELDILPAEERSYLLEELNRTEADYPSDLCVHALFEAQVRRAPDAVALVFEEQSISYGALNADANRLAHHLIGLGVRPDQPVAICLERSPAMVVGLLAILKAGGAYVPLDPAYPSARLRQIVEDAAPRRLLCDAAGRAALGAEAIADLSVVDLDAATPAWADQSADDPDPHALGLTARHLAYVIYTSGSTGTPKGVMVEHASVLNVLRALLDVTGLTERDSLLAITTISFDIAGLELCLPLAVGANVVVAHGTSAIGLQRYLSHQKITVMQATPAAWRMLFDAGWEGAPDLSALCGGEALPAYFGRTGQSFH, translated from the coding sequence ATGATCTATTTGTCGCTTCCGAAAAGCCCGTATGGCTATGGGCTTTGCGGCCAAGATCTGCGAGACCCCAGCACTACACGAACTATGTCAGCTATCTTTGTCGGTGGTGGTTCGCTTAGTATTAGATGTGCGCAGACGGCAAAGGAAATGGGCTGCTCCATACCCGCCGTTCTACCTACAGATGATGTATTTCGTGCCTGGGCTACCAATTTAGGCATCCGGTGCTTCGATAACGTCGAGCAGATCTATGAATTTCTATACGACGTGAATGTCGATTTGATATTTTCCGTTGTCAATCCCGTTATCTTGCCAGCTCATTTATTGGAGCGAGCACGTGTCGGTGCGTTTAATTATCACGACAGCCCACTGCCGCGTTACGCAGGGACCCACGCGACAAGCTGGGCTATTCTGGCGCAAGAGAGCCAATACGCCATTTCGTGGCATCACATCAATTCTGGTATTGATACGGGCAACGTAGTTGTGCAGTGCCCGCTGTCCATTGCATCAACCGACACGGCATTGACTCTCAACCTCAAATGCTATGAGGCCGCGATAGAAGGATTTCGCGCGCTTTTAGCGATGATAATAGCGGGTGCCGATCTCCAGGGCCGCCCGCAGGCGCTGGCGAACAGGACCTATTTTCCGAGGAACCAACGCCCTGTTGCCGCTGGTTGCCTGAGATGGAATCAGTCAGCGCAGGAATTATCAGCGATTGTCCGTGGTTTGGACTTCGGTCCTTTTCATCCAAATCCGTTGTGTTTGCCTAAGGTCGTTGTCGGAGAAGATGCTATCCCAGTTCGGTACTTGGAGGTATCCACTCGGTCATCTGATTATCAGTCAGGCTCGCTGCTCGAAATATATCCGGACCACTGGCGTGTGGCGACGGAAACAGAGGACGTTGATGTTTGGTTTGGTGCTCCCAATGGCCCGATCCTCGATGCGATAGCACTCGCAGGCTCTCGTCTGAATGTAGGTGACCGTCTCGCGATTTTGAGCGCTGACCACCGATTATCCATAACGAGTATCTGTGAAGCGTTGGCACCACGGGAGAGATTTTGGCTGCGGCGACTTGAGAGATTTAAACCGTCGCAGCCGCCTTATGTTTCGTCTTTGCAGGCCGAACAACCACCCAAATGGCACACGAGCTCCTGGCATAATATAGATGCCTTGGCAGAATTCTCGCCGACGGACGGCGTGGAATGCTTGTTGAGTGCTTGGTTGGTTTATATTGCCCGCGCGGAAGGTGAAGCCGAGCTTCAGCTGGGTTGGCGTCCAGCACTCGATAAAGCGCAGATTGAGGAGCGTTCGGCGCAGAAGCTTATAGCGTCTATCGTGCCGATGGAAATCTCCATCGACCTCGATCGCGGTTTTTCTGAGCTACGAGCGATGGTAGCGGCTGAATGTGTTCTGTTGCGTAGAAACGCTAGCTTCGCCCGCGACCTGATAGCACGTAGCCCGGCACTGTTGGGCGTCAAAGCGCTGCAATCGGGTCAACCGTGGCCAATTGGCGTTATGATGACGAAGAGCCACGGCCCGTCAGTTGACAAACTTGAGTCGAGTCCCGAGTCGCAAATGGCCTTACCAGGCAGTTTATTGACGCTTGAAATTAACGCGGTCGATGGGAGCTTTAGATGGCACGTTGATGAAAATCGCTGGGCGCCCGGGAAAATCGGCAATATTACGCAGCATCTCGAGAATTTTCTAAGCGTAGCTACACTCACTCCACAACAACCGGTGGGCCGGATCGATCTGCTGTCAGCTGAGGAGCGCAGCTACCTGCTGGAGGAGTTGAACCGGACGGAAGCGGACTATCCGTTGGATCTTTGCGTGCATGAGCTGTTCGAGGCGCAGGTGCGCCGGGCGCCCGACGCGGTCGCACTGGTCTTCGAAGAGCAGTCGATCTCCTATGGCGCGCTCAATGCCGATGCCAACCGGCTGGCCCATCATCTGATCGGGCTCGGGGTGAGGCCGGACCAGCCAGTGGCGATCTGCGTCGAGCGCAGCCCGGCGATGGTGGTGGGACTGCTGGCGATCCTCAAGGCCGGCGGCGCCTATGTGCCGCTCGACCCGGCCTATCCCAGCGAACGGCTGCGGCAGTTGCTCGACGATGCCGGCCCGCGGCTGCTGCTTTGCGACGCAGCCGGCCGCGCGGCGTTGGGCGCCGAGGCAATCGCCAATCTGAGCGTGGTCGATCTCAATGCGGCCACGCCCGCCTGGGCCGACCAGTCCGCTGACGATCCCGACCCGCATGCCCTCGGCCTGACAGCGCGCCACCTCGCCTATGTCATCTACACATCGGGATCCACCGGCACGCCGAAGGGCGTCATGGTCGAGCATGCAAGTGTTCTCAATGTTCTACGCGCTCTTTTAGATGTATCGGGCCTCACAGAGCGCGATTCACTCCTCGCGATCACGACGATCTCTTTCGACATTGCGGGGCTCGAACTCTGTCTGCCACTGGCCGTGGGAGCTAACGTCGTTGTTGCTCACGGGACCAGTGCTATTGGATTGCAGCGGTATCTATCCCATCAGAAGATAACTGTGATGCAGGCGACCCCGGCAGCGTGGCGTATGCTCTTCGACGCCGGATGGGAGGGTGCGCCCGATTTACGTGCGTTGTGTGGCGGCGAAGCGTTGCCTTCAGAACTGGCCTCGAACCTCGGCAGAAGGGTAAAATCTCTCAGAAATCTTTATGGTCCGACGGAGACTACAATTTGGGCGACCACCTTTCCTACCGACACGAGAATTGAGGCGCCTCACCGGTATGTGCCGATCGGCCGTCCGATTGCGAACACGCGGATCTATCTTCTGGACGGTCATGGCGCACCCGTTCCGTTTGGTGCGGTTGGCGAGCTTTATATCGGCGGGGCGGGGGTGGCTCGCGGCTACCTGAACCGTCCGGATCTGACGGCGGAGCGGTTCCTGGCGGATCCGTTCAGCGGCAAGGCGGATGCCCGGATGTACCGGAGCGGCGACCTTGCGCGCTACCTGCCGGACGGCAATCTCGAGTTTCTGGGCCGCAACGACGACCAGGTGAAGATCCGCGGCTTCCGCATCGAGCCGGGCGAGATCGCCGCCCGGCTGCTGGAGCATGAGCTTGTCGGCGATGCCGCGGTGGTGGCGCACGCGGATGCGGGGGGCGACAAGCGGCTTGTCGCCTACGTGGTTGTGAAGACGACGGACGGTTCGGCCGAAGCCGATGGCGCCGGGCTTGCTGCGTCGTTGCGGGCGCATCTGGGTGGCCTGCTGCCGGACTACATGGTGCCGTCGGCCTTCGTGCGGCTGGAAGCACTGCCGCTGACGGTGAACGGCAAGCTCGACCGCAAGGCGCTGCCGGTCCCCGACGACGATGCCTATGCGCGTCGGGCCTATGAGGCGCCGCAGGGCGAGATCGAGACGCTGCTGGCCGGGATCTGGGCCGAGCTTCTCGGCGTTGAGCGGGTCGGGCGCCACGACAACTTCTTCGAGCTCGGCGGCCACTCATTGTTGGCGGTTCAAATGATGGAGCGTCTGCGGCGGCTGTCGCTCGGGGTCGAGGTTCGCACCGTATTTGCAAAGCCGATGCTTGCCGATCTGGCGGCCAATCTTGGCAGCCACCGGGAGGTGGCGGTGCCTGCCAACCCGATCACGGAACAGAGTACGGCGATCACGCCGCAGATGCTGCCGCTGATCGATCTTACCCAACCGGAGATCGACCGGATCGTGTCGACGGTGCCCGGCGGCGTCGGCAATATCCAGGATATCTATGGCCTGTCGCCGCTGCAGGACGGCATTCTGTTCCATCATTTGCTGGCAACCCAGGGTGACCCCTATCTCCTGGTGTCGCAGATGGCCTTTGCCGAGCGGGGTGTGCTCGATCGCTACCTTGCTGCGGTTCAACAGGTGGTCGACCGCCACGACATTCTGCGCACGGCCTTTGTCTGGGAGGGTCTGTCGAGCCCGGCGCAGGTTGTCTGGCGCAAGGCGTCCTTGGATGTGCTCGAGGTCGAGCTGGAGGGCTGTGATGGTTCCGGCGCCGATGAGCTCAGGCGGCGGTTCGATCCGCGCCAGTACCGTCTCGACCTTGGCCGGGCGCCGCTGATGCGGTTCGTGATCGCGCGCGAACCGGGCAGTGGGCGCTGGCTGCTTTTGGTGTTGCAGCACCATCTGATCGGCGATCATACGACGGCCGAAGTGATGTATGCCGAGGTCCGGGCCGTGCTGCAGGGGCGCGCGCATGAGCTTGCAACGCCGCAGCCGTTCCGCAACCTGGTGGCGCAGGCGCGGCTTGGCATGGATGCCAAAGCGCATGAAGCGTTCTTCCGGGAGATGCTGGCCGACATCGACGAGCCGACGCTGCCGTTCGGTCTGAGCGAGGTCTACGGCGACGGCCGCGGATCCCGCGAGGCACGGCGGATGCTGCCGGAGGCGCTCAACGATCGGCTGCGCCACCAGGCGCGGCGGCTGGGGGTGAGTCTGGCTAGCCTTTGCCATCTGGCCTGGGCCCAGGTGATGGCGCTGAGCAGCGGGCGCGAGCAGGTGGTGTTCGGCACGGTGCTGTTCGGCCGCATGCATGCGGGTGCCGGCGCCGACCGTACCATGGGCTTGTTCATGAATACCTTGCCGTTGCGGCTGGATCTGGATGAGACCGGGGTCGAGGAAAGTGTGCGTATCGCCCACGCCCGTCTGGCCGAATTGCTCTCACACGAGCATGCCTCGCTGGCATTGGCGCAACGCTGCAGCGATATTGCCGCACCAGCGCCACTGTTCAGTGCGCTGCTGAACTATCGCCACAACACGCCGGCCATGGCCGGCGAGGGAACAAGCGACGTGCTGTCCGGCATGGAATGGCTGGGGGACGAGGAACGGACCAACTACCCGCTGACATTGTCGGTGGATGATTTTGGTCAGGAGCTGGGGCTCACGGCGGATGCGGTCGAACCGATCTCCGCCGATCGGATCTGCGGCTACATGCAGCGGGCGCTCGAGCAACTGGTCGACGCGCTGGAGCAAGCGCCCGATAGGCCGGTGCGCGAGCTCGACATTCTTCCGGCTGAGGAGCGCAGCTACCTGCTGGAGGAGTTGAACCGGACGGAAGCGGACTATCCGTCGGATCTTTGCGTGCATGCGCTGTTCGAGGCGCAGGTGCGCCGGGCGCCCGACGCGGTCGCACTGGTCTTCGAAGAGCAGTCGATCTCCTATGGCGCGCTCAATGCCGATGCCAACCGGCTGGCCCATCATCTGATCGGGCTCGGGGTGAGGCCGGATCAGCCGGTGGCGATCTGCCTGGAACGCAGCCCGGCGATGGTGGTGGGACTGCTGGCGATCCTCAAGGCCGGCGGCGCCTATGTGCCGCTCGACCCGGCCTATCCGTCGGCGCGGCTGCGGCAGATTGTCGAGGATGCCGCACCGCGGCGGCTGCTTTGCGATGCCGCCGGACGCGCCGCACTCGGCGCCGAGGCAATCGCCGATCTGAGCGTGGTCGATCTCGATGCGGCCACGCCCGCCTGGGCCGACCAGTCCGCTGACGATCCCGACCCGCATGCCCTCGGCCTGACAGCGCGCCATCTCGCCTATGTCATCTACACATCGGGATCCACCGGCACGCCTAAGGGCGTCATGGTCGAGCATGCGAGTGTTCTCAATGTTCTACGCGCTCTTTTAGATGTAACGGGCCTCACAGAGCGCGATTCACTCCTCGCGATCACGACGATCTCTTTCGACATTGCGGGGCTGGAACTCTGTCTGCCACTGGCCGTGGGAGCTAACGTCGTTGTTGCTCACGGGACCAGTGCTATTGGATTGCAGCGGTATCTATCCCATCAGAAGATAACTGTGATGCAGGCGACCCCGGCAGCGTGGCGTATGCTCTTCGACGCCGGATGGGAGGGTGCGCCCGATTTAAGTGCGTTGTGTGGCGGCGAAGCGTTGCCTGCGTATTTCGGAAGAACGGGACAGTCGTTTCACTAA
- a CDS encoding ParB N-terminal domain-containing protein: MRYYLLQPNDLTPTEEVDCRKVIELEEEILQAKFWKTPIAVHKGELFVMDGHHRLAVAKRIQLRILPAMLLDYYGVRVEAWRPGEVVTPEIIFAMARSGRKFPAKTTKHVFDPQFPECKIPLSDLGYDPGNGS, from the coding sequence ATGCGCTACTATCTCTTACAGCCCAACGATTTGACTCCGACCGAAGAGGTTGATTGCCGAAAAGTTATTGAGCTTGAAGAAGAGATTCTCCAAGCCAAATTCTGGAAGACTCCAATTGCAGTCCATAAGGGAGAGCTTTTCGTGATGGATGGCCATCATAGACTGGCTGTCGCCAAGCGGATTCAATTGAGGATATTGCCAGCAATGTTGCTGGACTACTACGGTGTTCGTGTAGAAGCTTGGCGTCCGGGAGAGGTAGTTACTCCCGAGATCATTTTTGCTATGGCTCGGAGCGGACGGAAGTTCCCTGCCAAGACAACCAAACATGTCTTCGACCCTCAGTTCCCCGAATGTAAAATCCCATTGAGTGATCTCGGATATGATCCGGGCAATGGTTCCTGA
- the istB gene encoding IS21-like element helper ATPase IstB, with translation MLTHPTLDQMQALGLAGMATAYRELAAQNNSSDLSRDEWLGLMLDRETALRSDKRLTNRLAASKLRFPDACIENIDFAAHRGLDRRNTLSLAQGAWLKAHENMIITGQTGTGKTWLACAFGRQAARLDHSILYLRMPRLFEDLGLARLDGRFPRLVDKLARVQLLILDDWGTHTLTDQQRLDLLEIFEERYRRKSTLITAQLPVAQWHDMIGEPTIADAILDRIIHNAHRIALEGDSMRRQKTPSHLTGAENGEINRS, from the coding sequence ATGCTGACACATCCAACCCTCGATCAGATGCAGGCCCTTGGCCTTGCCGGAATGGCAACGGCCTATCGCGAACTTGCCGCTCAGAACAACAGCAGCGATCTCAGCCGCGACGAGTGGCTCGGCCTGATGCTCGATCGGGAAACGGCTCTGCGATCCGACAAGCGCCTGACCAACCGGCTTGCAGCTTCAAAGCTCCGCTTTCCCGACGCCTGCATCGAGAACATCGACTTTGCCGCTCATCGTGGTCTCGACCGCCGCAACACTCTGTCGCTTGCGCAAGGGGCGTGGTTGAAGGCACATGAGAATATGATCATCACCGGCCAGACCGGCACGGGAAAAACCTGGCTCGCCTGCGCCTTCGGCCGTCAGGCTGCCCGGCTCGATCATTCCATCCTCTACCTGCGTATGCCGCGTCTGTTCGAAGATCTGGGCCTTGCCAGGCTTGACGGCCGCTTTCCACGCCTGGTCGACAAACTCGCCCGCGTCCAGTTGCTGATCCTCGACGACTGGGGAACGCACACGCTCACAGATCAACAACGCCTCGACCTGCTGGAAATCTTCGAGGAACGCTATCGCCGGAAATCAACGCTCATCACCGCGCAGCTTCCTGTCGCCCAGTGGCATGACATGATCGGAGAACCGACCATCGCAGACGCAATCCTCGATCGGATCATCCACAATGCGCACCGCATTGCCCTTGAAGGCGACAGCATGCGACGGCAAAAAACACCATCCCACTTGACCGGCGCTGAAAACGGCGAAATCAATCGCTCATGA